In Microvenator marinus, one genomic interval encodes:
- a CDS encoding nitrite reductase, with product MRPYVLIILAGLLAISCKDNRRPAQKEEPAAVAPAAEEPVEITVSDAEMKQASAIYFDKCAGCHGTTRHGATGPSLLPDGDGKAPATKALGMAGLKVFIENGTAGGMPEWKGILTPEEIDLMARFLQVDPPEPPPFEMADVKATWELKVPVADRPTKPQHNRNINGYMGVIMRDAGKVAIIDGDTHEQIVVLETGFAVHILRPSASSRYIYSIGRDGRITMIDTYYDVPKVVAEVRASLDARSVDVSKYKGDKGDFYDKYLIAGGYNPSHFVIFDAQTLEPLSLTKTSGNACCGDKEFVKEARVAAIVASHTDPIWVVNVKETGMVWLVDYTDPRNPKSTQIPTERFLHDGGWDASGKYFLVAANSNNKIVVIDVPNQRLEKIVEVGRTPHPGRGANVKDPKLGNLWATSHLGDNTIQFIKTDPGEGQWTVVKKMEMPGEGGGSLFVKTHPKSKHFYADRTMNPDASLNSAIYVFDLETFTFKKKLEAPQGVDGRAVHIEFNQDGDEAWVSYFMGEKSALVVYDDATLEVKKVIQGDWVQNPTGKFNVYNTVNDIY from the coding sequence ATGAGACCTTACGTTCTAATCATACTCGCCGGCCTACTAGCCATCAGTTGTAAAGACAACCGAAGACCAGCCCAAAAGGAAGAACCAGCGGCGGTAGCTCCTGCCGCCGAAGAGCCCGTAGAAATCACGGTTTCCGATGCCGAGATGAAGCAGGCCTCCGCCATTTACTTCGATAAATGTGCAGGATGCCACGGTACCACGCGCCACGGCGCAACGGGTCCATCCCTCTTGCCGGATGGAGACGGAAAAGCGCCTGCCACTAAGGCCCTGGGCATGGCGGGCTTGAAAGTCTTCATTGAAAACGGCACCGCAGGAGGAATGCCGGAGTGGAAAGGCATCCTGACCCCGGAGGAAATCGACCTCATGGCTCGCTTCCTTCAAGTGGACCCACCTGAGCCACCACCCTTCGAAATGGCTGACGTCAAGGCCACGTGGGAGCTCAAGGTCCCAGTTGCGGACCGCCCCACCAAACCCCAGCACAATCGCAACATCAACGGCTACATGGGCGTGATCATGCGCGATGCTGGCAAGGTTGCCATCATCGACGGTGACACCCATGAACAGATTGTGGTGCTCGAAACCGGTTTTGCAGTCCACATTCTGCGCCCTTCGGCTTCGAGCCGATACATCTATTCGATTGGACGCGATGGCCGAATCACGATGATCGACACCTACTACGATGTTCCCAAGGTAGTTGCTGAGGTACGTGCGTCGCTCGATGCACGTTCCGTGGACGTAAGTAAATACAAGGGAGACAAAGGTGATTTCTATGACAAGTACTTGATTGCTGGCGGCTACAATCCCAGCCATTTTGTGATTTTCGACGCACAAACGCTGGAACCGCTCAGCCTTACCAAGACATCCGGAAACGCGTGTTGTGGGGACAAGGAGTTCGTCAAGGAGGCACGCGTGGCCGCTATTGTTGCCTCTCACACGGACCCGATTTGGGTAGTGAACGTCAAGGAAACCGGCATGGTCTGGCTTGTCGACTACACCGACCCGCGAAACCCAAAATCCACGCAGATACCCACCGAACGCTTCCTCCACGATGGCGGCTGGGACGCGAGTGGTAAGTACTTCCTTGTCGCCGCAAACTCAAACAACAAGATCGTGGTCATCGACGTGCCGAACCAGAGGCTCGAGAAGATTGTTGAAGTGGGCAGAACGCCGCACCCTGGCCGCGGTGCCAACGTCAAAGACCCCAAATTGGGTAACCTTTGGGCCACGAGCCATCTTGGCGACAACACGATCCAATTCATCAAGACCGACCCAGGCGAAGGCCAGTGGACGGTGGTCAAGAAGATGGAAATGCCGGGCGAAGGAGGCGGGTCGCTCTTCGTGAAAACTCACCCTAAATCCAAGCACTTCTACGCAGACCGGACAATGAACCCCGATGCGTCACTCAATAGCGCGATATACGTCTTTGACCTCGAGACCTTCACCTTCAAGAAGAAGCTCGAAGCGCCTCAAGGAGTGGACGGACGCGCGGTTCATATCGAGTTCAATCAGGATGGAGACGAGGCATGGGTCTCGTACTTCATGGGCGAGAAGAGCGCCCTGGTTGTCTACGACGACGCGACCCTGGAAGTGAAGAAGGTCATTCAAGGTGATTGGGTTCAGAACCCCACAGGAAAGTTCAATGTCTACAACACCGTGAACGACATCTATTGA
- a CDS encoding DUF6714 family protein produces MTSREELIALIVRAFDGVEQPEKLTLHVAEAYDDYDYDHDEEHRAKDFIGPWQDLPDEHIRKCQCALSYVDAVGMRYYLPAYMVWYLRQLESGGAWSEHALYSLDPHLGHPVLSTYQTKRFSLFNAEQLRACARFLKYCAEEEPEKTDGHFAANKYRKYWYQFDV; encoded by the coding sequence ATGACAAGCCGAGAGGAATTGATTGCCCTGATTGTTCGGGCCTTTGATGGCGTGGAACAGCCAGAAAAGCTGACGTTGCATGTTGCCGAAGCATACGACGACTACGACTACGACCACGATGAAGAACATAGGGCCAAGGACTTTATTGGGCCTTGGCAAGACCTGCCTGACGAGCATATCCGCAAATGCCAGTGCGCCCTTAGCTACGTTGATGCCGTAGGAATGCGCTATTATTTGCCGGCATACATGGTCTGGTACTTGAGGCAGCTGGAGAGCGGCGGGGCGTGGTCTGAACATGCACTCTATTCGCTCGACCCACACTTGGGACATCCCGTCTTAAGTACCTATCAGACCAAGCGCTTTTCGCTCTTCAATGCAGAACAACTTCGAGCATGTGCGCGTTTTTTGAAGTATTGCGCCGAGGAAGAGCCTGAGAAGACCGATGGCCATTTTGCAGCGAATAAGTATCGCAAATACTGGTACCAATTTGACGTCTAA
- a CDS encoding protein-tyrosine phosphatase family protein, with protein MLNHYMIWPGLIAGEYPGSPNESEVHPKLAFLSQLGVTLYVDLTEPGELKPYTEFLNEFPQAKHRRFPIVDQSVPKDFKIVSDILHAINDEMSEGGTAYVHCWGGVGRTGLVAACWLCQLGQPAESALDTVQALYATTPKVRRIPNSPENEEQRDFVRQWAGLLLT; from the coding sequence ATGCTCAACCACTACATGATTTGGCCGGGCTTGATCGCGGGTGAGTACCCGGGAAGCCCCAATGAAAGTGAGGTGCATCCAAAGTTGGCATTCTTGAGTCAACTGGGTGTGACTCTCTATGTTGACCTGACGGAACCTGGCGAACTCAAACCTTACACCGAGTTCCTCAATGAGTTCCCGCAAGCCAAACATCGGCGTTTTCCCATCGTTGATCAATCCGTTCCAAAGGACTTCAAAATCGTCAGTGATATCCTGCATGCCATCAACGACGAGATGTCCGAGGGTGGGACCGCCTACGTGCATTGTTGGGGCGGCGTGGGGCGAACAGGGCTGGTTGCCGCGTGTTGGCTTTGTCAACTCGGCCAACCTGCTGAAAGCGCCCTTGACACGGTTCAAGCGTTGTACGCAACCACTCCTAAAGTTAGGCGCATTCCTAACTCCCCCGAGAATGAAGAACAAAGGGATTTTGTGCGTCAGTGGGCTGGTCTTCTGCTCACTTAG
- a CDS encoding alpha/beta hydrolase family protein produces the protein MKPLLILPFLFFVACSDDNSPQTEMDAGVDFSSPDIGQDADVDQEPDAEADQGEPLPDSPETLDHLFRTGPQKVGYLEFSYSYDAPGQEEPREIPVKVWYPADPATGADPARYAVGGIVNVPTDVALREPAPSTEGPFPTVIYSHGSGGEGLLAYPYGEHLASWGWVVFAPNHVGNTALDGVQMSFAPFLATTLHRVTDIRALLDTIEAGFESPVSGIADLNNVVLFGHSFGGYTTLALGGADLDTDRLVETCAGYGEDSCEFINQEEVQTAFRAGLGDSRIDAIVPQAPALIPLFAEGEIASIELPVMLQSGRMDKTLPDEVHAIPAWEALDGPDDIWVEMPLGGHFSFISICTDLSEDILTLFRPDAPDDGCSEDFIDSQLAVSNLTAYLHAFARLHVLQEVQWASLIEGDAFSEGFEITLKE, from the coding sequence ATGAAACCCCTACTGATATTGCCATTCTTGTTTTTCGTCGCGTGTAGTGACGACAACTCACCTCAAACCGAGATGGATGCTGGCGTTGACTTCTCGAGCCCAGACATCGGGCAGGACGCCGATGTGGACCAGGAACCGGATGCCGAAGCGGACCAAGGCGAACCTTTGCCTGATTCTCCCGAAACCTTGGACCACCTGTTTAGAACTGGGCCACAAAAAGTCGGATATCTCGAGTTCAGCTATTCGTACGATGCACCTGGTCAGGAGGAGCCCCGAGAAATTCCGGTCAAGGTTTGGTATCCGGCAGACCCTGCGACCGGTGCGGACCCCGCACGATACGCCGTGGGCGGCATCGTAAACGTGCCCACCGACGTCGCATTGCGTGAGCCCGCGCCTAGCACGGAAGGCCCCTTTCCAACCGTCATCTACTCCCACGGCTCCGGCGGCGAGGGCCTGCTCGCCTACCCGTATGGGGAGCATCTGGCGTCTTGGGGCTGGGTGGTCTTCGCCCCCAATCACGTGGGCAACACAGCACTCGATGGCGTGCAAATGAGTTTTGCGCCCTTCCTCGCCACCACCCTACATCGTGTCACCGATATTCGTGCCCTCCTAGACACGATTGAAGCCGGGTTCGAGAGCCCAGTGAGCGGCATCGCGGATTTGAACAACGTCGTGCTCTTTGGGCATTCGTTTGGTGGCTACACCACGCTCGCGCTAGGTGGCGCTGACTTGGACACAGACCGCCTCGTGGAGACTTGCGCCGGCTACGGCGAGGACAGCTGCGAATTCATCAACCAGGAAGAGGTCCAGACGGCATTTCGAGCAGGGCTTGGAGACTCGAGAATCGATGCGATTGTTCCGCAGGCCCCTGCCCTGATCCCGCTCTTCGCCGAAGGAGAAATCGCCTCTATTGAACTTCCAGTGATGCTGCAGTCGGGACGCATGGACAAAACTCTGCCCGATGAAGTCCACGCCATACCAGCGTGGGAGGCGTTGGACGGACCCGACGATATCTGGGTTGAAATGCCGCTAGGCGGACACTTCAGCTTCATCTCAATCTGCACAGACTTATCTGAGGATATCTTGACGCTCTTTAGACCCGATGCGCCGGACGATGGGTGCTCAGAGGACTTCATCGACTCGCAACTCGCCGTCTCAAATCTGACGGCCTATCTTCATGCCTTCGCACGACTGCACGTCCTTCAAGAAGTTCAGTGGGCCAGTTTGATTGAAGGAGATGCATTCTCCGAAGGCTTTGAAATCACACTCAAAGAATGA
- a CDS encoding ceramidase domain-containing protein, whose product MNPKHPCPWDNWDPGTVQFCEERLCAWIAEPSNTWSSLAYVIIGLITLWAWRKGPSIGVAVSVANIMIGIGSFFFHASGTFAGEVVDQIGMFMLSVLILVSSAAQAQGRSSSWAVKAYVIGVVVSTAAILVVRPLGIPIFAVQLLIGLGWQLKLWKQVSEPEKEAFKIFIAALGLFFFSLFIWALDITGIVCDPTNHFITGHAIWHVCNAVCIWRIGVFYRERFQPRSSSDLA is encoded by the coding sequence ATGAATCCAAAACATCCGTGTCCGTGGGACAATTGGGACCCAGGTACCGTACAATTTTGCGAAGAACGGCTCTGTGCATGGATCGCGGAGCCCTCGAATACCTGGTCGAGCCTGGCATATGTCATCATCGGCCTGATTACCCTTTGGGCGTGGCGCAAAGGCCCGTCCATTGGGGTGGCTGTTTCCGTGGCCAATATCATGATCGGCATCGGCTCCTTCTTCTTTCACGCCTCGGGAACCTTTGCGGGCGAGGTCGTGGACCAGATTGGGATGTTCATGCTCTCGGTCTTGATTCTGGTGTCTTCGGCGGCGCAAGCTCAGGGTAGGAGCTCGAGCTGGGCCGTCAAAGCCTACGTAATAGGTGTGGTGGTTTCCACCGCGGCAATACTGGTTGTGAGGCCGCTGGGGATTCCAATTTTTGCCGTTCAACTTCTGATTGGTCTTGGCTGGCAGCTCAAACTCTGGAAGCAGGTCTCGGAGCCGGAAAAGGAGGCCTTCAAAATCTTCATTGCGGCTCTCGGGCTCTTCTTCTTCTCGCTCTTTATCTGGGCACTGGATATCACGGGCATTGTATGCGACCCGACCAACCACTTCATCACGGGTCACGCGATTTGGCACGTCTGTAACGCCGTGTGCATTTGGCGCATCGGCGTCTTCTATCGCGAACGGTTTCAGCCACGTTCAAGTTCGGATCTAGCTTGA
- a CDS encoding TraB/GumN family protein, protein MIETARESDIHVVSTDPLPEEPVRIVTHSVNPESNLVILAAELWMDTEATEALLKSLRQKKRKVFVEVSSMAQAKIAKSKKAAGLILSNICGGPFFEVEEAEELIAATANLRIPLIVRIKNADLEKPFPAMDGVVIDLLETPVEAFQTRLGEKEITVVGTSHASKESAKTVKFVVEALSPETICVELPPEGTELDVNLADAVKSSSAVMFATLINFANYQERMAQNVGSPLGADMQSAIDTAGELGADVVHIDRHPEITLSRIWWASPFWQRALLFLTSLTLRWRKLPDENSIEALKLEANLESVTQRFAQVLPAAKRVLIDERDLHMAQAIREVDTDSLVAVVGLGHLAGIRKALKSGEELPNTEAISPSPPIPYYLRPGALFGLLTSRLIKHPTPLTLIGLFIIDVAVIAFGFALVIYWLFIV, encoded by the coding sequence GTGATCGAGACCGCTCGCGAATCGGATATCCATGTCGTCTCTACAGATCCGCTGCCCGAGGAGCCGGTGCGCATCGTCACACACTCGGTCAATCCCGAGTCAAACCTGGTGATATTGGCCGCAGAACTATGGATGGACACCGAGGCCACCGAGGCTCTCCTCAAGTCTTTGCGACAAAAAAAACGCAAAGTGTTCGTCGAGGTATCTTCAATGGCCCAGGCAAAGATTGCCAAGTCTAAAAAGGCAGCGGGTCTCATTCTCTCAAATATTTGTGGTGGTCCTTTCTTCGAAGTTGAGGAGGCAGAAGAGCTCATCGCGGCAACTGCCAATCTCAGGATTCCACTGATCGTGCGAATCAAGAATGCTGACCTCGAAAAGCCTTTCCCCGCCATGGATGGCGTGGTGATCGACCTCTTGGAGACGCCTGTCGAAGCCTTTCAAACACGTCTCGGTGAGAAAGAAATCACCGTGGTTGGTACCTCGCATGCCTCAAAAGAAAGCGCCAAGACCGTGAAGTTTGTGGTGGAAGCGCTGAGTCCCGAGACCATTTGCGTGGAGCTTCCACCAGAAGGCACCGAGCTCGACGTCAACCTTGCCGATGCCGTCAAATCGAGCTCTGCCGTGATGTTCGCCACCCTAATCAACTTCGCGAACTACCAGGAGCGAATGGCCCAAAACGTCGGCTCGCCGCTTGGTGCAGATATGCAAAGTGCTATAGACACGGCGGGTGAGTTGGGCGCTGACGTTGTCCACATCGACAGACACCCCGAAATCACGCTCAGCCGCATCTGGTGGGCCTCTCCGTTTTGGCAAAGAGCACTCTTATTTCTAACAAGTTTGACGCTCAGGTGGCGAAAACTCCCCGACGAGAACTCAATCGAGGCGCTGAAACTAGAGGCAAACCTTGAGTCTGTGACTCAGCGTTTCGCCCAAGTACTTCCGGCCGCAAAACGAGTACTCATCGACGAACGCGACCTTCATATGGCTCAAGCTATCCGTGAGGTAGACACCGACTCGTTGGTAGCCGTTGTGGGCCTTGGGCACCTAGCTGGCATTCGTAAAGCGCTGAAGTCCGGCGAGGAGCTGCCGAACACCGAAGCCATTTCACCGAGTCCGCCAATTCCGTACTACCTCAGGCCCGGCGCCCTTTTTGGTTTGCTGACTTCAAGACTGATAAAGCACCCAACGCCTCTGACTCTGATTGGGTTGTTCATAATCGATGTGGCCGTGATTGCATTCGGATTTGCTCTCGTGATTTACTGGCTCTTCATTGTCTAA